A genome region from Candidatus Methylomirabilota bacterium includes the following:
- a CDS encoding UbiD family decarboxylase: KRRPVFLFEKVKGTRFPVLTNLHASRARLALAINAAPDQLLPSYLHAMDKPIPPRVVATGPVKEVVLEGGHINLQDLPQIVHHEGDAGVFLTAAVSFARDPTAEVWNCAYNRLMLKGRDTTSIHLTLGKHLWEFHRIAESRDEPLPVAFAIGVHPAIALGALAIGSVDEDERAIIGGLFGEPLELVRCETSGVLVPAHAEMVIEAEILPHQRTAEGPFGEFTGYSLGERQREVVKVKAITHRRDAIFQDITVAHLDHLLLSTIPIEANLYRAVRAMVPTVKAVRVPAPFTCYVALEQRIPGQAKNAILAVLGADLYMKRVVVVDHDVDVFDDRQVNWAIATRCQPDRDITIVTHARGSDLDPSTKEDGYTAKWGVDATAKPSLGAYTPRHRVPPEVWERIDLKRDLP; this comes from the coding sequence TGAAGCGCCGCCCGGTGTTTCTCTTCGAGAAGGTGAAAGGGACACGCTTCCCCGTCCTCACCAACCTCCACGCCAGCCGCGCGCGACTGGCGCTGGCCATCAACGCGGCGCCCGACCAGCTGCTCCCGAGCTATCTCCACGCGATGGACAAGCCCATCCCGCCGCGCGTCGTGGCCACCGGGCCCGTGAAGGAGGTCGTCCTCGAGGGCGGCCACATCAACCTCCAGGACCTGCCCCAGATCGTCCACCACGAGGGCGACGCCGGCGTCTTCCTCACCGCGGCGGTCTCATTCGCCAGGGACCCGACCGCGGAGGTCTGGAACTGCGCCTACAACCGCCTCATGCTCAAGGGGCGCGACACCACGTCGATCCACCTCACGCTCGGAAAGCACCTGTGGGAGTTCCACCGGATCGCGGAGTCGCGTGATGAGCCGCTGCCGGTGGCCTTCGCCATCGGCGTCCACCCGGCCATCGCGCTGGGGGCGCTGGCCATCGGTTCGGTGGACGAGGACGAGCGCGCCATCATCGGCGGGCTCTTCGGCGAGCCGCTCGAGCTGGTCCGCTGCGAGACCTCCGGCGTGCTCGTGCCCGCGCACGCCGAGATGGTGATCGAGGCGGAGATCCTGCCCCACCAGCGCACCGCCGAGGGGCCCTTCGGCGAGTTCACCGGCTACAGCCTGGGGGAGCGCCAGCGCGAGGTCGTCAAGGTCAAGGCGATCACGCACCGGCGCGACGCGATCTTCCAGGACATCACCGTGGCCCACCTCGATCACCTGCTGCTCTCGACGATCCCCATCGAGGCCAACCTCTACCGCGCGGTCCGGGCGATGGTGCCCACGGTCAAGGCGGTGCGCGTGCCGGCGCCGTTTACGTGCTACGTCGCGCTGGAGCAGCGCATCCCCGGCCAGGCCAAGAACGCGATCCTGGCGGTGCTGGGCGCCGATCTCTACATGAAACGCGTGGTGGTGGTCGATCACGACGTGGACGTCTTCGACGACCGGCAGGTGAACTGGGCGATCGCGACGCGCTGCCAGCCCGATCGCGACATCACGATCGTCACCCACGCGCGCGGTTCCGACCTCGACCCCTCGACCAAGGAGGACGGCTACACCGCGAAGTGGGGCGTGGACGCGACGGCCAAGCCGTCGCTCGGCGCCTACACGCCGCGCCACCGGGTGCCGCCCGAGGTCTGGGAGCGGATCGACCTCAAGCGCGACCTGCCCTAG